Genomic segment of Chloroflexota bacterium:
ATCACGGTCCGCCACCTGTTGAACCACACCTCGGGCATCCCGGCCTCGGCCTCGCTGGACAGCCGGCAGGAGCCGGACGCGCTGGAACGGCGGGTACGCTCGCTGGAGTGGGAGCGGCTGAGCAGCGCGCCCGGCACGCGCTTCGAGTACGGTAACGACGGCTTCAACACGGCCGGGCTGATCATGCAAGTGGTCTCGGGGCTGCCCTACGAGCAGTATGTCGGGGAGAGGCTGCTCGCGCCGCTGGGGATGACCCGCTCGACGTTCGACCCGGCCCGCGCCGCCGAACTGGGCATGGCCCAGGGCTACTTGAAGCGCAAGGGGCAGCTCCGGCCCGAGAAAACCCGCCTGACCCGGGCGTACAACCCGGCCGGCATGCTGGTGAGCACGGCCGAGGACAGCGGCCGGTTCCTGGCGGCGATGGCGAACGGCGGCATCCTCGACGGCGCACGCGTCCTCTCGGAGGCGTCCGTCACCCAGATGGAGACGCCAACGGTCCGCATCAACGACACGCTCTCCTACGGTCTGGGCTGGTTTCTGAGCACCCAGGAGGGGCTGCAGGCGGTCGTCCACCCGGGCGAGATCCTGACGATGGGATCGATGTTCGTGCTGGCGCCCGAGCGGAAGCTGGGCGTGGCGGTGCTCGCCAACCTCGACAGCGACGCCAAGGACGAGATCGCGGAGGGGGTGGCGCGGCTGCTGATCGGGGTGCAGCCGGTGCTGCGCGAGGTGCCGAGGATCGGCCCTGAGAACACGTTTGTGCCGAATCGGGCGGTGTGGGATCGGTACGTCGGCCTGTACGAGACGCCGCAGGGAACGCTCCGCATCATGCGGGAGGGCGACAAGCTGGTGGGCGGGATCATGTCGTTCAGCTTCGAGCTGGAGCCGATCTCGGACACGAGGTTTGTGATTCACACCGAGATCTCGTCGTTTGACGAGACGGTGATCGAGCTGCGGCCTGAGGCGGACGGCAGCGTCTCGCTCTACGTCAAGGGGCAGCGCTTCGGTGTCAAGCGGTAGCGCCGTTTCTGAACGTTTTACGGCTGGTAGCCCACGACATGCAGCCTCGCCACGGTCTGCCGAGCATAGGCGACTAACGGCAGCGTGTGCGGTCGTCCGTCACGGGTATCGCGACAGCCGGCCAGCGGTCACCCGTCTCAGGATCAGCGGCCAACCGCAGGCGCGGGCGGCCCGACGGATGGAACACGGCAGCACACCGCCGGACTGTCACGTCTGGGAAACGAAAGGTGAACACGACTCCGACCATGATCGTGTGGACGCAGCAAAAAGGGCTTGATAGCGTTGCTCATCAAGCCCTCATCGTTTGCGTCTGGAAATGCCCGCCGGCGGCGGCCATGCCGACGGCGCTGGCTCGGCCGGTGTGGCCGACGGTGCAGCGGTGGTCAGGCAGTCGGCTCCAGGGCGAAGCGGCCATGGGAGTCCCGGGCGAGGTTGCTGAGAATCAGCTCGAACTCGCGCGGGCCGAGCGAGGCCAGCCAGGTGTCCAGGATCTCGTCGTCGTCGTCGGCCGGCATGAGGTCGGCTGGCTGCAGCAGGAGCGGCTGCTCGAACGACCCGAACGCCTCAGGAAGTGCGTTGTGGTGTGTGTCGTGGTTCGTAGCGCTGATCTGCATGGTCGGGGGCCTCTGACTTCTGCCGAGGCGCCCTGTCAGGCTGCGCTCGGCGGGTTGACGTTGTGGTGTCTCTGATGATGAGTCATCTGCACATCGTGTGCTGTGTGCAGGCGTACAGAACACATGTCAACTCCAGCACAGTCAAGTCTCAGCCCGATGGGCTATCTTCCCTGTCGATCCTGCTTGTGCGTACTGTGAGATAGCGGAGCCTGCCCGAGGGTGATCCCTCGGCATGGGCGGGCGGCCAGTGGTCCCCTCCTGGCTGGTCGGGGCCGTGCGTGAGAGCAGGGTCCGTAGCGGCCCTGAGCGTCAGACTTCATCAGACTCCACAAGGGAGGTGTGGGCGCACCCGGTTGGGGCTCGTGCGGTACCTGTCAAGAGGAGGAGCTACGTGAACGTCTTTTCGGTCATGGGACCCGCGCTGCAGCGCGGCGATGCCGACGCTGGTGTCAGCATCATCACGGGGCTGGTTCAGCTCATCGTCGTCGTGTACATGATCGCCTGTCTGTGGATGA
This window contains:
- a CDS encoding beta-lactamase family protein, coding for MSRCSRRAALVLSARAGLAAVAASLVSSARPWPAVAASPGLRGSQPTSGQVAQDQIDGYIQERMAAWSVPGLSLAIVEGGQVTLARGYGLADREQNRPMTPQTLVAVGSTTKPLTAAAIMQLVEAGAVSLDAPVTRYLPWFTVDDPRANEITVRHLLNHTSGIPASASLDSRQEPDALERRVRSLEWERLSSAPGTRFEYGNDGFNTAGLIMQVVSGLPYEQYVGERLLAPLGMTRSTFDPARAAELGMAQGYLKRKGQLRPEKTRLTRAYNPAGMLVSTAEDSGRFLAAMANGGILDGARVLSEASVTQMETPTVRINDTLSYGLGWFLSTQEGLQAVVHPGEILTMGSMFVLAPERKLGVAVLANLDSDAKDEIAEGVARLLIGVQPVLREVPRIGPENTFVPNRAVWDRYVGLYETPQGTLRIMREGDKLVGGIMSFSFELEPISDTRFVIHTEISSFDETVIELRPEADGSVSLYVKGQRFGVKR